TACAACGAACAAAATGTCGTTAACAAAATTAGAGGCCGAGGCTCTCTATTCCGGAATTGTTGTAGATACGAAGAACTTTACGTTTAAAACCGGCGTCCGCACCTTTGAAGCCGCTTCATTTTTAAGGCGTCAGGGCGTTGATACTGTGGCTGTGAAAACCATGTTTCAGCAGGATTTGCAGTCTTATGTTAAGCGGTCCGACATTATCAGAAACTCTACGATTATCAGAGATAACATTGCAGTGAGCATTGCGCCAAAATCAGACGAGTCCACCCACATCATCGCCGCCCAGGCAGCTGATGAACTGCTCAATATTAAGGGTATTATCGCGTCTTTTGTTATTTTTAATTCAAACGACGGCGTCGCCATCAGCGGAAGGTCTTTGGGCGGAATTAATGTTCAGGTAATTTTGGAAAAGCTCGGCGGCGGCGGACACTTAACCATTGCCGGCGCACAGCTTCCCGGGACTTCTGCTGAGGAGGCGAAACAGCAGCTGCTTGCTGCGATTGACGAATATTATTTAGAATCAACCAACTAAACTTACAACGTATGAAAGGGGCGAATTACGCATGAAAGTAATTTTACAGGCCGATGTTAAGGGGCACGGAAAAAAAGGAGATTTGGTAAACGCATCAGATGGATATGCGAAAAACTATTTGATTCCAAAAGGCCTTGCCGTTCTGGCTGATAAAACAACCATAAATGAACTGGAAAACAGAAAAAGTTCTGAGCAGTTTCATAAAAACCAGGAGGAACTCCATGCAAAGCAGCTGGCCGAAAAGTTGGAAGGCTCTAAGATAAAATTCCAGATAAAGGCGGGAGACAACGGAAAGCTGTTTGGCTCCATCACAGCAAAAGACATTGCCGAACAAATTAAGATGCAGCTTCACGTTGAGATCGACAAAAAAAAGGTTGTGCTGCCGGACAGTATTAAAACCCTTGGCAGCACGGAAGTTGTGATAAAGGTTTATGCCAATATTGCCGCAAAGATAACGGTTGAGGTTTTACCGCTTTAAAACACAAAGGAAAGGGCTGCCCGCAAATGGATGTGCAAAACGATAATTTCATACAAACTCCCCTGCCGCACAACAAAGAAGCGGAACAGTCTGTGCTCGGCTCCATGTTGATTGACCGCGATTGCGTAACTGCTGCTTTTGAGCGTTTGAGTGCAGACGATTTTTACATTGAAGCCAACAAAAAAATATTTTCCGCAATGCAGGCGTTGTTTAACCGCAATACTCCAATCGATTTGGTAACGGTTTCTGAGGAACTCACCGCAGGCGGTGTGTTGGAAGCGGTAGGCGGAATTCAATATATTTCCTATCTTGCCACAACATTGCCGACAACAGCAAACATCGTTCAGCATATAGATATTGTGTGCGAAAAATCCTTAAGACGAAAATTAATACATACCGCAAACGACATTATTGACAAAAGTTACAACGCAGGCGGCTCCTCCCAGGAAGTGGCGGATAACGCCGGCAAACTGATTTTCGATGCGCTGGAAGATAACAGCCAGCGCGGCATGGTTCACATTCGCGATTTGCTTCTGCAAACACACGACAACCTTACGGATATGTATCAAAACAAGGGTAAGCTCACCGGCGCTCCAACAGGCTTTGAGGGGCTGGACAAAGAACTTCATGGGCTGCAGAAGTCTGACCTTATTTTAATTGCCGCCCGGCCCGGAATGGGAAAAACCAGCTTTGCTCTAAATGTTGCGTCCCACGCAGCTATTCGGGGAAATGTTCCTGTGGCTATTTTCAGTTTGGAAATGTCCGGTGTTCAGCTGGTTTCAAGGCTAATCAGTTCCGAAATGCTCATTGACAGCAACCATCTGCGCAGTGGTGAACTGGAAGACGACGACTGGGAAAAAATTGCGGTATCGTTAAACACTTTAGGAAATGCGCCGATTTACATCAGTGACTCCACAAACATCACCGTGTCGGATATCCGTGCAAGGTGCCGCAGGTTAAAGGCGGAAAAGGGTTTAGGATTGATTGTGATTGACTATTTGCAGCTCATGTCCGGCTCCCGGTCGGAAAGCAGGCAGCAGGAAGTTTCCGATATGTCCCGTTCCTTAAAAATATTGGCAAAGGAACTAAATGTGCCAATTGTAACCCTTTCCCAGCTTTCCCGTGCGCCGGATCAGCGCAAAGACGACCATAGACCAAAGCTGAGCGACCTTCGTGAGTCTGGCGCCATTGAGCAGGACGCAGATATTGTTTTGTTTTTATACCGGGACGAAATTTATAACCCCGACACGGAACAAAAAAATATTGCGGAATGTATCATTGCAAAGCACCGTAACGGTTCAACGGGAAACATTAAAATGGTCTGGGCTGGTCAATATACGAAATTTATGAACCTTGACAACCAGCATTAAAAACATATGAAAAATGAGTTTATGAATTGCATAAAAAATACAATATTGCGAAACGGCCTGCTCTCCCCCAAAGACTCTGTTCTGGTTGCGGTTTCAGGCGGTGCAGATTCTGTTTGTCTGCTGCATGTTTTGTGTGCGCTGAAAGATGAATTGAATCTTACCCTGTCGGTTGCCCATTTAAACCATATGCTCCGCGGCAGCGAGGCGGACAGAGATGAAGAATTTGTGCGCAGCTTGTGTGCACGGCTTAACATTCCCTTTTACTGCGAACGTGTTGACGTAGCACACATGGCAAATTGTAATAAAATGACCTGCGAAGAGGCGGGCCGGAAGGCAAGATACGATTTTTTTCTGCGTTTAAAAACAAAATATTCCATTGACAAAATTGCAACTGCCCACAATAAAAACGACAATGCAGAAACGGTTTGCATGCGTTTTTTGCGCGGAACGGGGATTAACGGTCTTGCAGGAATACCAATTAAAAACAATTTTTCTGTTATTAGGCCGCTTTTAAACACTTCTC
This region of Congzhengia minquanensis genomic DNA includes:
- the rplI gene encoding 50S ribosomal protein L9, with the protein product MKVILQADVKGHGKKGDLVNASDGYAKNYLIPKGLAVLADKTTINELENRKSSEQFHKNQEELHAKQLAEKLEGSKIKFQIKAGDNGKLFGSITAKDIAEQIKMQLHVEIDKKKVVLPDSIKTLGSTEVVIKVYANIAAKITVEVLPL
- the dnaB gene encoding replicative DNA helicase; this encodes MDVQNDNFIQTPLPHNKEAEQSVLGSMLIDRDCVTAAFERLSADDFYIEANKKIFSAMQALFNRNTPIDLVTVSEELTAGGVLEAVGGIQYISYLATTLPTTANIVQHIDIVCEKSLRRKLIHTANDIIDKSYNAGGSSQEVADNAGKLIFDALEDNSQRGMVHIRDLLLQTHDNLTDMYQNKGKLTGAPTGFEGLDKELHGLQKSDLILIAARPGMGKTSFALNVASHAAIRGNVPVAIFSLEMSGVQLVSRLISSEMLIDSNHLRSGELEDDDWEKIAVSLNTLGNAPIYISDSTNITVSDIRARCRRLKAEKGLGLIVIDYLQLMSGSRSESRQQEVSDMSRSLKILAKELNVPIVTLSQLSRAPDQRKDDHRPKLSDLRESGAIEQDADIVLFLYRDEIYNPDTEQKNIAECIIAKHRNGSTGNIKMVWAGQYTKFMNLDNQH